One stretch of Mus pahari chromosome 5, PAHARI_EIJ_v1.1, whole genome shotgun sequence DNA includes these proteins:
- the Kiaa0040 gene encoding uncharacterized protein KIAA0040 homolog: MERNSSFFDSVWETIRIRHERGVFNTVCLTVLLGLPLVVVLTLFFVCCHCCCSRPPKSNQQPDQNKKKQKKKKKKKDEDLWISAQPKLLQMEKRPSLLV; this comes from the coding sequence ATGGAGAGAAACAGTTCTTTCTTCGACTCTGTCTGGGAAACCATCCGGATCAGGCACGAAAGAGGCGTCTTCAACACCGTCTGCCTGACTGTGCTCCTGGGGTTACCCCTGGTGGTGGTCCTCACCCTCTTCTTCGTCTGTTGCCATTGCTGCTGTAGCCGGCCACCTAAGAGCAACCAACAGCCAgaccagaacaaaaagaaacagaaaaagaagaagaaaaagaaagatgaagaccTCTGGATCTCCGCTCAGCCCAAGCTCCTCCAGATGGAGAAGAGGCCATCGCTGCTTGTCTag